GTGACCGTCGTGTTCATGCCGGGGATGGGAATGGTCAGGCCCTGGAACGTGGCCATCGTCGGGTCCGAATTGCGCGTGTAGGTGATCGGGTGGCAGGTCTGCTTGCCCAGCGCGGTGTCCAGCGCGGTTTTCTGGCCGACCGTCTTCTCGCCAATTCGCACCGTGGTGCTGGGTTGTCCGCCCACCGGCGCTTCCTTGCCGATCTTCAGGCGGAACGACGAGCCGGGCAGCTTCTGGCCCGCGGCCAGCTTGCCGTCGTAGGCAAAGAGGCCCAGCATGCGCAGGTCGAACTGGCCTTCGGACGGCTTGGGCGCTTCGCCGGCGCTGGCGTAGCGCAGGAAAGTGGCTTGACCGCCTTTGACGGTCATCAGGTAATCGAGCTTGGACTTGCCGGGCGGCAGGCCCGCGTAGCTGAACTTGGCAACGCCCTGCACGCGCGCGCGGCAGTTGTCGCCATTGCTTTTTGTAACTTCGGCGAAGGTCAGATCCGCGCCCAGCGCCAGATTGCCCGTGCCGGTCAGTTGGACGGCGCCGCCGTCGTGCATGAACTGCGCGTCACACACGCCGGCCTGCGCCGTGGCGGCCGCGCCCAACGCGCCGGCCGCAAAAACCAGGGATGCCATTTTTCGCATCGTCGTCACAAGCCACTCCAGAAATCCGAAAGCGCCGTCCCGCCTTGGGGACAGCTGGCTTGATACTACACCGGTTGCCGTGCCCGGCGTATGTCCGAACGTGTCGTCACGCCAGCACCGGCGCCGCTGGGGCGCGCGCCATCAGCGTCTGGATTTCCGGCACGCACGAGCCGCAGCCGGTGCCGCAGCCCAGCGTGTCCTTTAACGCCGCCAGATCGCAGCCGCCTTCGATGCCCTTCAGGATGGCCGCTTCGCTGACGCCATTGCAGACGCACACCGTACGCGAACGCACGGCGCCCGCGACGCGTCCCATCAGCAGCGCCGCGATGCTGGCGGGCGCCTCGCCCCCCGCGGCCCACGCAAGCAGCGGCTCCTGCGCGCGGAGATCGCCTGTCAGCAAGAAGGCGCGCAACTCGCCTTGTCCGGCGCTGACCCGGCGCACATGGCCGCGCGCCGGATCGTCGTACGCCACATCGGGACGGCGCAGGTCCAGCGCGTCGGCCAGTTCGTGCAGCACGGCGGCAGCTGGCGCGTCGCGGCTGGCGAGCCGCAACCGGACGCCGCGCGCGCCAACCGGCAGCACAACGGCATAGTCGAAACGCCGCAGCCAGGGCGCAAGCCGGGTCCGCAGCGCCGACGCATCGCCCTGCCGCCACGCCGCGGCCTGCCACGCAAGGCCCGCCGGCTCGGCGCGCACGGCGCTGAACTTGAGCTCGGGCTGGCGCGATATCGGATCGGCCGCGGGATTGGTCAGCGCGTTCACGCCCAGCCCGGCCATGAAGGCGCTGCCCCAGTGCATCGGCACGAAGGCCTGGCCGGGGCGCAGCGTCTCATCGGCCTGCACCGGCAGCACCAGCGCGCCCCGCCGCGACTGTAGCCGGGCCAGCGCGCCGGCTTCCAAGTCCAGGCGGCGCATATCGTCCGGATGCAGCGATACCCACGGTTCCTCGACATGCTGCGTCAACGCGCGAGCGAGCGACGTGCGCGCCATCGTGTGCCAGTGATCGCGCAACCGGCCGGTGGTCAGTTGCAGCGGAAAGCCGTCGGAGACGGTTTCGGCGGTCGGCCGCCATGCGACGTCGCAGAACCGGGCGCGGCCGCTAACGGTGGGAAACACGCCGTCGGCATACAGGCGCGCGGTGCCCTGCCCCGCCCGGTACGGCCACTGCTGCGGTCCGTGCTGCGCCAGCACGGCGTAATCCAGCGCGCTGTAGTCCAGGTCGCGGCCGGCGGTCATGCGGGCGTGCTCGGCAAAAACCTCGCTTTCGTCGACACAGGCAAACAGCGCCGCCTTGGTCGGCGCGATGCGCGCCGCGAGCCGCTGGGCGACCGCCTGCGCCAGCCGCCAGTCGGGCTGCGCATCACCGGGCGGCGCGATGGCGGCGTGGACCCGGCTGATGCGACGCTCGGAGTTGGTCACCGTGCCCGCTTTCTCGGGCCAGGTCGCCGCCGGCAGCACCAGGTCGGCATGGGCCAGCGTCTCGGTGCCGGCAAAGGCTTCCTGCACGATGACGAACTCGGCGCGGGCCAGCGCGGCCCGCACGCGCGCCTGGTCCGGCAGCGACTGCGCCGGATTGGTCGCCGCAATCCACAGCACCTTGATGCGCCCTTCCAGCACCGCGTCGAACATGTCGAGCGCCGTCGTGCCCGGCGCATCGGGCAGGCTGTCCACGCCCCACAGCCGCGCGACCTCGGCGCGGTCCGCGGCCGACGCGGGATCGCGATGGCCCGGCAGCAGGGTTGCCATGCCACCTGCCTCGCGCCCGCCCATGGCGTTGGGCTGGCCGGTCAGTGAAAACGGTCCG
The DNA window shown above is from Achromobacter spanius and carries:
- a CDS encoding nitrate reductase, yielding MARRIEIVTEAAREVASVCCYCGTGCGVRVQVRGGTVVGVRGDDAHPANRGRLCSKGLALADTVRRDDARVLSAQWRSGRDQPLRDIALTQALDIAADRLADAITRHGPDAVGFYLSGQLLTEDYAVFNKLARALAGTNNIDTNSRLCMSSAVSGYKRTLGADAPPACYDDLELADTVLIAGSNMAYAHPVLFRRLEAARASRPHMKVIVADPRRTDTAAFADLHLPIAPGSDVALFNAMLHVMLREGLVDEAYIARHTEGFETLRARVQTCTPEAAQRLCGVPARDIVQAARWFGQAPAALSLYTMGLNQSVAGTDKNAALIHLHLATGQIGRPGAGPFSLTGQPNAMGGREAGGMATLLPGHRDPASAADRAEVARLWGVDSLPDAPGTTALDMFDAVLEGRIKVLWIAATNPAQSLPDQARVRAALARAEFVIVQEAFAGTETLAHADLVLPAATWPEKAGTVTNSERRISRVHAAIAPPGDAQPDWRLAQAVAQRLAARIAPTKAALFACVDESEVFAEHARMTAGRDLDYSALDYAVLAQHGPQQWPYRAGQGTARLYADGVFPTVSGRARFCDVAWRPTAETVSDGFPLQLTTGRLRDHWHTMARTSLARALTQHVEEPWVSLHPDDMRRLDLEAGALARLQSRRGALVLPVQADETLRPGQAFVPMHWGSAFMAGLGVNALTNPAADPISRQPELKFSAVRAEPAGLAWQAAAWRQGDASALRTRLAPWLRRFDYAVVLPVGARGVRLRLASRDAPAAAVLHELADALDLRRPDVAYDDPARGHVRRVSAGQGELRAFLLTGDLRAQEPLLAWAAGGEAPASIAALLMGRVAGAVRSRTVCVCNGVSEAAILKGIEGGCDLAALKDTLGCGTGCGSCVPEIQTLMARAPAAPVLA